From a single Bdellovibrionales bacterium CG10_big_fil_rev_8_21_14_0_10_45_34 genomic region:
- a CDS encoding glycosyl transferase family 1, which yields MITISAVTKQMGKRVLYENASFQINPGDRIGLVGPNGAGKTTFFRMIMKEESPETGSIGIPSNTVVGYFSQNVADMHGTTALQEVMSAAGRVSVLAQELKHIEKQLEESGQNPISDDKMAELLEEYGSKQQEFEAGGGYSLEALAQEILTGLGISPSDHLLPVETFSGGWKMRIQLAKILVLQPDVLLMDEPTNHLDLESIVWLEDWLQKFPGSIMMTSHDRDFMNRLVKKIVEIAHKKVTVYGGNYDFYEKESEIRREQLLSTHKRQQDMLAKEEEFIARFQARASHAAQVQSRVKKLDKIDRIEIPPEEEAMKFTWPVPERGGDEVIKFQNLSKVWAKPDGTKKLVFENASGLIKRGDRVAVVGVNGAGKSTLLKIFAGQAEPTSGECVVGNSISVGYFSQSSLDVLHPQKTLLDEVHDLLPNASIGYIRSLLGAFKFSGEEAEKKVMVLSGGEKSRLVLATMLTQAPNCLILDEPTNHLDIKSREVLLNAIKGFPGTVVMVSHDRYFLREVANRVFEVDKSRVTPFDMTYDEYVEKRKSV from the coding sequence ATGATTACAATTTCGGCTGTCACCAAACAAATGGGTAAACGTGTTCTCTACGAAAACGCGAGCTTTCAAATAAATCCGGGCGACCGCATAGGACTTGTTGGGCCAAACGGGGCGGGTAAAACGACTTTCTTTCGCATGATTATGAAAGAAGAAAGCCCAGAGACAGGCTCCATAGGTATTCCCTCTAACACCGTAGTTGGATATTTTTCACAAAATGTAGCTGATATGCATGGCACGACGGCTCTTCAGGAAGTTATGTCGGCAGCAGGTCGCGTTTCGGTGCTGGCGCAGGAGCTTAAACATATAGAGAAGCAGTTAGAAGAATCAGGTCAAAATCCGATCTCTGACGACAAGATGGCAGAACTACTCGAAGAGTACGGATCAAAGCAGCAAGAGTTTGAAGCTGGTGGAGGTTACTCTCTTGAGGCGCTTGCACAAGAGATTTTAACCGGTCTTGGCATTTCTCCGTCTGACCATCTGCTACCTGTTGAAACCTTCAGTGGCGGTTGGAAGATGCGCATTCAACTTGCCAAAATTCTCGTGCTTCAACCTGACGTCTTGTTAATGGACGAGCCCACAAATCATCTTGATTTGGAGTCTATCGTATGGCTTGAAGACTGGCTGCAGAAGTTTCCAGGCTCCATCATGATGACGAGTCACGATCGTGATTTTATGAACAGACTCGTCAAAAAAATCGTAGAAATTGCCCACAAGAAAGTAACAGTCTACGGTGGCAATTATGACTTTTACGAAAAAGAAAGTGAAATTAGACGAGAGCAGTTGCTCTCTACACACAAACGCCAGCAAGACATGCTAGCAAAAGAAGAAGAGTTTATAGCACGCTTTCAGGCGCGAGCCAGTCATGCGGCGCAAGTGCAATCGCGAGTAAAAAAGCTTGATAAGATCGACCGCATAGAGATTCCGCCAGAAGAAGAAGCTATGAAATTTACATGGCCCGTCCCTGAGCGCGGTGGCGATGAGGTAATAAAATTTCAGAATCTCAGCAAGGTATGGGCAAAACCTGATGGCACGAAGAAATTGGTTTTCGAAAATGCGAGCGGTCTCATTAAGCGAGGGGATCGCGTGGCAGTGGTCGGGGTCAACGGAGCCGGTAAATCCACTTTACTAAAGATCTTTGCTGGGCAAGCTGAGCCAACTTCAGGGGAATGTGTTGTCGGAAACTCCATCTCTGTTGGATATTTTAGCCAAAGCTCTCTTGACGTACTTCACCCTCAGAAGACACTGCTAGATGAGGTGCACGATCTCCTCCCAAATGCGAGCATCGGTTATATTCGAAGTCTTCTTGGTGCGTTCAAATTTAGCGGTGAAGAAGCGGAAAAAAAGGTGATGGTACTATCAGGTGGTGAGAAGAGCCGACTTGTACTTGCTACCATGTTAACCCAGGCGCCGAACTGTTTGATACTGGATGAGCCCACCAACCATTTAGACATAAAGTCGCGAGAAGTATTGCTGAATGCAATCAAGGGCTTTCCGGGAACTGTTGTTATGGTGAGCCACGATCGGTACTTCTTGAGAGAGGTGGCAAACAGAGTCTTTGAAGTTGATAAAAGTAGAGTCACTCCGTTTGATATGACGTACGATGAATACGTCGAGAAGAGAAAGTCTGTTTAG
- a CDS encoding heat-shock protein Hsp33, translating into MAQVEKVYRYLSKEGEVRVSAVIATGVVEEMRTTLGTYPVATVVAGRAMIGSLLMASHMKSGCTVGIYIRSNGPLEKLFVEATHEGSVRAYTPQPNCDVRKPDGTLDIRGAVGIGLLSVVTRTNAAAQEFSGTVELQTGEVGDDIAYYLMQSQQVPSVVALSVSLDSSGRVRCAGGVLVEVMPGAHAKVIETLETNAANVKSLTALLESGVAARQLIAPFIKGFDVIELPHDYDLKYDCRCSQEKVENTLSLLGIETLIDMVQERKQTQINCEFCGKMYYVSPDRLEQILAEVKRNSLN; encoded by the coding sequence ATGGCCCAAGTTGAAAAAGTTTATCGTTACCTATCCAAAGAAGGCGAGGTACGGGTCAGCGCCGTTATTGCTACGGGCGTTGTCGAAGAAATGCGAACGACCCTAGGGACGTATCCCGTTGCCACCGTAGTGGCGGGTAGGGCCATGATCGGTAGCCTTTTAATGGCGAGTCACATGAAGTCCGGCTGCACCGTGGGCATTTATATTAGATCCAACGGCCCTTTAGAAAAACTTTTTGTCGAAGCGACTCATGAGGGCTCAGTGAGGGCGTACACGCCTCAGCCCAATTGCGATGTCAGAAAGCCCGATGGCACATTAGATATTCGGGGTGCGGTTGGTATTGGTTTACTTAGCGTTGTGACTCGTACGAATGCCGCTGCGCAAGAATTTTCTGGCACAGTGGAGCTTCAGACCGGGGAAGTCGGTGACGACATCGCTTATTATTTGATGCAGTCGCAGCAAGTGCCTTCGGTGGTTGCTTTGTCGGTTTCGCTGGATTCTTCAGGGCGGGTGAGATGTGCCGGGGGAGTCCTGGTGGAGGTTATGCCGGGCGCTCATGCAAAGGTCATCGAGACGCTCGAAACGAATGCTGCAAACGTGAAGTCGTTGACGGCTTTGCTAGAATCGGGAGTCGCAGCTAGGCAATTGATTGCGCCGTTTATTAAGGGGTTCGACGTTATTGAACTGCCGCATGATTACGATTTGAAATACGACTGCCGCTGCTCACAAGAAAAGGTAGAAAACACTTTGTCGCTTTTAGGTATTGAGACTTTGATTGATATGGTTCAAGAAAGAAAACAAACTCAGATTAACTGCGAATTCTGCGGCAAAATGTATTACGTCTCCCCCGATCGTCTCGAGCAAATCCTCGCCGAAGTGAAGCGCAATAGCTTGAACTAA
- a CDS encoding FAA hydrolase family protein, translating into MSFLALYKPKPLGDSFRAMNPKSTSELSPQNIWCVGRNYSEHAKEMNAPAPTEPFIFLKSGGCLDLSNQIVIPTFTQDLHHEVEVVFEIDENLRPSNYGLGIDLTARDVQSIAKKEGKPWTLAKSFTGSCKIAFLSKVVELTEVESTWFSLKNNGEIRQRGKLQDALFDIGQIVDFLTPRFPIKKGDIVMTGTPSGVSALKKGDCVELYWNESKVADWGVI; encoded by the coding sequence TTGTCGTTTTTGGCGCTTTACAAGCCGAAACCCCTCGGCGATAGTTTTCGGGCCATGAACCCTAAATCAACGAGTGAACTATCCCCCCAAAATATCTGGTGCGTTGGACGCAACTACTCTGAACATGCAAAAGAGATGAACGCTCCCGCACCAACAGAGCCGTTTATTTTTCTCAAATCCGGAGGCTGCCTTGACCTCTCAAATCAAATTGTGATTCCCACCTTCACACAAGATCTTCATCACGAAGTCGAAGTCGTATTTGAAATCGATGAAAATCTCAGGCCCTCAAACTATGGTCTTGGTATCGACTTAACCGCAAGAGATGTGCAATCGATTGCGAAAAAAGAGGGCAAGCCTTGGACGCTGGCAAAATCTTTTACGGGCAGCTGCAAAATCGCTTTTTTAAGTAAAGTTGTGGAACTCACTGAAGTTGAATCTACTTGGTTTTCTCTTAAGAACAACGGTGAGATCCGGCAGAGAGGCAAGCTCCAAGACGCTCTTTTTGATATTGGTCAGATCGTCGATTTTCTGACTCCAAGATTTCCGATCAAAAAGGGAGATATTGTTATGACCGGCACGCCATCGGGTGTTTCGGCTTTAAAAAAGGGTGACTGCGTGGAGCTTTATTGGAATGAAAGCAAAGTTGCCGATTGGGGAGTTATATGA
- a CDS encoding L-glutamate gamma-semialdehyde dehydrogenase, translating to MATDPTSNATKADQREEFRQERIREIGETIFRNMDSEGMSLFKKDWWYGRIMEWSMKNEAFKTQMFRFVDVLPYLETSDEVLRHLKEYFSSEKEEIPSIFNVGLGIGSLAPGLMAAAVKKNIVQMAKLFIAGESPQETFEVLKKSRKRNLAFTVDILGEVAVSEPEANSYQEKYLDLIRYLSASVRDWKKNDLLDTEAAGAIPIANVSVKLSSLYSQINVKSWRQSADTIKERLRPLLREAIRGEVFVNLDMEHYGVKDLTLDVFEELMREPEFAAYPHFGVVIQAYLKDSLADTERMIAFAKKRGVPFTIRLVKGAYWDSEWIESKQKNWPIPVFEEKSHSDYNYEACAKQLLSNYPHIRVALGSHNVRSIAAAIEYARSIGLPDSAYEVQMLFGMAEPIKQSLIKLGFRLREYVPMGELIPGMAYLVRRLLENTSNQSFLRSKFAEGVEAQKLLAPPEGPHKLPSPTITSGFENCANLDFALKEERNKFEEALSRIEMTLPIEVPTIISTKASMNAEVLTVANPARSSQIVAKVSLSNIEQAEEALRLAEAAQKEWAKRTISYRAKELRKLADMMEARRYDLAALMVIEAAKPWAEADGDVTEAIDFCRYYADLAEKALTPQRVGRAPGELSLLEHVPRGVCVVIAPWNFPLAILIGMVAGALVSGNSVILKPAEQTSAIAFRLVELLLKFDIQKDVVQFLPGKGEVVGDYLARSIKTSIIAFTGSREVGLHLVRVASQVEPGQRFVKKCIIEMGGKNALIVDTDADLDEAIKGILYSAFGFSGQKCSALSRLIVLEGIYDRLLSRLIEAAKSLSFGDPKDPFYFAGPVIDDESRRRIESLIARAKAGGASAIFEANVPNTGSFVKPTIFVNVSPQMEIAREEVFGPVLAVLKVRDLDEALLVANDVDYGLTGGIYSRSPANIARVKNELHVGNVYINRGITGAMVERHPFGGFKMSGLGSKTGGPEYLFEFTVPKVSTENTTRRGFSPKLDGDA from the coding sequence ATGGCAACAGACCCTACGAGCAATGCCACTAAAGCCGACCAGCGAGAAGAATTTAGACAAGAACGAATACGTGAAATTGGAGAAACCATTTTTAGAAACATGGACTCCGAAGGCATGAGTCTCTTCAAAAAGGACTGGTGGTACGGGCGAATCATGGAATGGAGTATGAAGAACGAAGCGTTTAAAACTCAGATGTTTCGCTTTGTCGATGTTCTCCCCTACCTGGAGACTTCCGATGAAGTCTTACGGCACCTCAAAGAATATTTTTCTTCAGAAAAAGAAGAGATACCATCCATCTTCAATGTCGGACTCGGCATCGGTTCGCTGGCTCCGGGGCTTATGGCCGCAGCTGTTAAGAAAAATATTGTGCAAATGGCAAAATTGTTTATTGCCGGCGAATCGCCTCAAGAAACCTTCGAGGTGCTCAAGAAAAGCCGCAAACGTAACCTTGCCTTTACGGTTGATATACTGGGTGAAGTGGCCGTTAGCGAGCCAGAGGCGAATTCTTACCAAGAGAAATATCTTGATCTTATTCGCTATCTTTCAGCCTCGGTTCGCGACTGGAAGAAAAATGATCTACTAGACACAGAGGCAGCGGGCGCCATTCCCATTGCCAATGTCTCTGTAAAACTATCTAGCCTCTACTCGCAAATTAACGTCAAGTCGTGGAGACAATCGGCAGACACTATCAAAGAGCGACTTCGCCCTCTTCTTCGAGAAGCCATTCGCGGCGAAGTGTTTGTAAACCTAGATATGGAGCACTATGGGGTAAAAGATCTCACCCTTGATGTTTTTGAGGAGTTGATGAGGGAACCTGAGTTTGCAGCTTACCCTCACTTCGGCGTCGTTATTCAGGCCTACCTTAAGGATTCTCTGGCAGATACCGAGCGCATGATAGCATTTGCAAAAAAGCGCGGCGTTCCGTTTACAATTCGCCTCGTTAAAGGGGCTTATTGGGATTCGGAGTGGATTGAATCAAAACAAAAAAACTGGCCAATCCCTGTATTCGAGGAGAAGTCCCACAGCGATTACAATTACGAAGCCTGCGCTAAACAGCTGCTATCAAACTATCCCCACATTCGTGTCGCTCTTGGTAGCCACAACGTGCGATCAATTGCCGCAGCCATAGAGTATGCAAGGTCGATTGGACTTCCGGATTCTGCCTACGAAGTTCAAATGCTTTTTGGAATGGCAGAACCAATTAAACAGTCACTCATAAAGTTAGGTTTTCGCCTGCGCGAGTACGTGCCAATGGGCGAGCTCATACCTGGCATGGCCTACCTTGTAAGAAGATTGCTAGAGAACACCTCAAATCAAAGTTTCTTGCGATCTAAATTCGCAGAAGGTGTCGAAGCTCAGAAACTTCTTGCTCCACCGGAAGGCCCCCATAAGCTTCCTTCACCTACCATTACTTCTGGGTTTGAAAACTGCGCCAATCTGGATTTTGCTCTTAAAGAAGAACGAAACAAATTCGAAGAAGCACTTTCTCGCATAGAGATGACACTTCCGATAGAAGTGCCCACAATCATTTCGACAAAAGCTTCAATGAACGCTGAAGTTTTAACGGTAGCGAATCCCGCTCGCAGCTCTCAAATTGTGGCTAAAGTTTCTTTATCAAACATAGAGCAGGCCGAAGAAGCGTTAAGGCTCGCCGAAGCTGCTCAGAAAGAATGGGCGAAACGAACGATTTCTTACAGAGCGAAAGAACTTCGAAAGCTCGCCGATATGATGGAGGCTCGTAGGTATGACCTTGCAGCACTCATGGTGATAGAAGCTGCTAAACCTTGGGCCGAGGCCGATGGCGATGTAACAGAAGCCATTGATTTTTGCCGCTACTACGCAGATCTTGCCGAAAAAGCTTTAACACCACAGCGCGTGGGGCGGGCACCAGGAGAGCTCAGCTTGCTTGAGCATGTTCCTCGCGGAGTATGCGTGGTAATAGCACCCTGGAATTTTCCGCTAGCGATTCTGATCGGAATGGTAGCGGGAGCTCTCGTTTCAGGTAACTCTGTAATACTTAAACCTGCGGAGCAAACGAGCGCGATTGCTTTTAGACTTGTGGAGCTTTTGCTCAAATTCGATATTCAAAAAGATGTTGTTCAATTTTTACCTGGCAAAGGTGAGGTTGTTGGTGACTACCTCGCTCGATCAATAAAAACTTCTATAATTGCTTTTACGGGATCTCGAGAAGTAGGACTTCACTTGGTAAGGGTTGCATCGCAAGTGGAACCTGGCCAACGCTTTGTCAAAAAATGCATCATTGAAATGGGCGGAAAGAACGCTTTGATTGTCGATACCGATGCGGACCTAGATGAAGCCATAAAGGGTATCTTGTACTCAGCGTTTGGCTTTTCGGGGCAAAAGTGTTCTGCGCTCAGCCGGCTTATTGTGCTTGAAGGAATTTACGATCGCCTTCTTTCAAGGCTCATCGAAGCAGCAAAGAGTTTAAGTTTCGGCGATCCTAAAGATCCTTTCTATTTTGCAGGCCCCGTCATTGATGATGAATCGAGGCGGCGAATCGAAAGCTTGATTGCTCGCGCTAAAGCAGGGGGTGCCTCTGCCATCTTCGAAGCTAATGTTCCAAACACGGGTTCATTTGTAAAACCTACGATTTTTGTAAATGTGTCGCCACAAATGGAGATCGCGCGCGAAGAAGTCTTCGGACCAGTTTTAGCAGTGTTAAAAGTTAGAGATCTCGACGAAGCCCTACTTGTTGCCAATGATGTTGACTATGGCCTTACCGGGGGGATTTACTCTCGCAGCCCAGCTAACATCGCACGTGTGAAGAACGAACTTCATGTTGGGAACGTGTACATCAACCGAGGAATCACAGGCGCCATGGTTGAGCGGCATCCATTTGGTGGTTTTAAAATGTCGGGCTTAGGTAGTAAGACAGGTGGCCCAGAGTATCTTTTTGAATTCACAGTTCCTAAAGTCTCAACTGAAAACACCACCCGCCGCGGATTTTCACCAAAACTCGACGGCGACGCCTAA
- a CDS encoding DUF1275 domain-containing protein gives MLFGNENISTYTRPNLAIWMLLAFQAGVINIGGLLACQTFVSHVTGYASLASLEFESNQQGHAFALILMLMAFLMGSVGSGVLVDLRIKKNKKPKYYIVFGFLFLMTLTTAVLGFNNVFGKFGSADSTIQIYSLAMLLCFICGVQNGMVTLVSKSIVRTTHITGLVTDLGIGLVRILNRNHIKGVEAEGSANVMRVGIILSFFFGSLVGVPIFRAWQFRGFILPCLISGGLFAMAFYFQVIRSKR, from the coding sequence ATGCTCTTTGGCAACGAAAACATATCTACGTACACACGCCCTAACTTAGCTATTTGGATGCTCTTGGCCTTTCAGGCTGGCGTCATCAACATAGGGGGTCTGTTAGCCTGTCAGACCTTTGTCTCTCACGTCACCGGATATGCATCGCTTGCATCTTTGGAGTTTGAGTCAAATCAACAGGGTCACGCATTTGCGCTAATTTTAATGTTGATGGCATTCTTAATGGGCTCCGTCGGAAGTGGCGTTTTAGTTGACCTTAGAATTAAAAAAAATAAAAAGCCTAAGTATTACATCGTTTTCGGGTTTCTGTTTTTAATGACTCTTACTACCGCTGTACTTGGTTTTAACAATGTCTTTGGCAAGTTTGGATCGGCGGATTCGACTATTCAGATATACTCACTGGCGATGCTTTTGTGCTTTATCTGCGGAGTGCAAAATGGAATGGTCACGTTAGTATCTAAATCAATTGTACGAACAACCCATATTACGGGTCTTGTCACTGATCTTGGGATCGGTCTTGTGCGGATACTCAACCGAAATCACATAAAAGGCGTGGAAGCCGAGGGCTCCGCAAATGTGATGCGCGTAGGGATAATTCTTTCTTTTTTCTTTGGCTCACTCGTCGGTGTTCCGATTTTTCGTGCGTGGCAATTTCGCGGATTCATTTTACCTTGTTTGATTTCAGGGGGCCTATTTGCCATGGCATTTTACTTTCAAGTCATACGAAGCAAGAGATAG